A window of Lysobacter sp. TY2-98 genomic DNA:
GGCCCACCCGCGATCACCGCGACATGCAGCACCGCCGCCAGCGCGCTGAGCGCTGCGGCCAGAACGAGCATTCGATTGACGTCCGCTGCCATGTCGAACTCCGCATGCGAGACGCCCGCCGTGAAGGCGGGCGTCGGTGTCGCGATTACTTGAGCGCCTTGAAACGCAGGCGGTGCGGCTGCGCACCTTCCGCGCCCATGCGGCGCTTTTTGTCTTCCTCGTACTCGCGGTAGTTGCCCTGGAAGAACTCGACGTGCGAGTCGCCTTCGAACGCGAGGATGTGCGTGGCGATGCGGTCGAGGAACCAGCGATCGTGCGAGATCACGAACGTGTTGCCCGGGAACTCGAGCAGCGCGTCTTCGAGCGCACGCAGCGTTTCGATGTCGAGATCGTTCGACGGTTCGTCGAGCAGCAGCACGTTGCCGCCCTGCAGCAGCGTCTTCGCCATGTGCAGGCGGCCGCGTTCACCGCCCGAGAGCTGGCTGACGATCTTCTGCTGGTCCTGGCCCTTGAAGTTGAAGCGCCCGATGTACGCGCGCGACTGGATCTCGATGCCGTTGATGTTGAGGATGTCGAGGCCGCCCGACACCTCCTGGAACACGTTGTGGTTGCCTTCCAGCGCGTCGCGGCTCTGGTCGACGTAGGCGAGCTTCACCGTCTGGCCGATGTCGATCTCGCCGGAATCCGGCTTTTCCTTGCCGATGATCATCTTGAACAGCGTCGACTTGCCGGCGCCGTTCGGGCCGATGATGCCGACGATCGCGCCTGGCGGCACCGAGAACGAGAGGTCGTCGATCAGCAGGCGATCGCCGAACTTCTTCGAGACGTTCTTGAACTCGATCACCTTGTTGCCCAGGCGCTCGCCCGGCGGAATGAAGATCTCGTTCGTTTCCTGGCGGCGCTGGTAGTCGACCGACTGCAGCTCCTCGATGCGCGCAAGACGCGCCTTGCCCTTCGAACGGCCGCCCTTGGCATTGCTGCGCGCCCATTCCAGTTCCTTCTGGATGGCCTTCTGGCGCGACTTTTCCTGGTTCTCTTCCTGCTTGAGGCGCTCGTCCTTCTGCACGAGCCACTCGGTGTAGTTGCCCTTCCACGGAATGCCGCGGCCGCGGTCGAGTTCGAGGATCCACTCGGCGGCGTTGTCGAGGAAGTAGCGATCGTGCGTCACCGCGACCACGGTGCCGGTGTAGCGCGCGAGGAACTGCTCCAGCCACTCGACCGACTCGGCGTCGAGGTGGTTGGTCGGTTCGTCGAGCAGCAGCATGTCCGGCTTCTGCAGCAGCAGGCGGCACAGCGCGACGCGGCGCTTCTCGCCGCCCGACAGCTTGCCGACGATGGCGTCCCACGGCGGCAGGCGCAGCGCATCGGCCGCCACTTCGAGCTGGTTCTCGAGCGTGTGCGCGTCACCGGCGGCGAGGATCGCTTCGAGGCGCTCCTGCTCCTTGGCGAGCGCGTCGAAATCCGCGCCTTCCTCGGCGTAGGCGGCATACACCGCTTCCAGCGCGGCCTGCGCGTTGATGATGTCGCCCAGACCTTCCTCGACGGCCTGACGCACGGTGTGCTCCGGGTTGAGCTCCGGCTCCTGCGCGAGGTAGCCGACCTTGATGCCCGGTTGCGGACGCGCCTCACCCGAGAAATCGGTGTCGACGCCCGCCATGATCTTGAGCACCGTCGACTTGCCGGCGCCGTTCAGGCCGAGCAGGCCGATCTTCGCGCCGGGGAAGAACGACAGCGAGATGTCCTTGATGATCTGGCGCTTCGGAGGAACGGTCTTGCTGACGCCGTTCATCGTGTAGATGTACTGCATGGGGCTCGGAGCTCCGGTCGAACGCGGGCGCGCGGCGCCGCGTGGGGCAGGCGACGGCCGCCTGCGCAGGGCAGGGGCCGCAAGGGATTCGGAATAGCCCGAAATTATAAGGCCCGCGGGCCCCGGGCGGACCCGGCCGGGCAGCCCGGCGGGCTAGAATTCACGTCTACCCGCACCCCTCCGGAGTCCCGATGTTCCCGCGCGATGCCCGTATCGAAGGATTCGACCCCGAACTGGCCCAGGCGATCGCGGACGAGCGCCGCCGGCAGGAGGACCACGTCGAACTGATCGCGTCCGAGAACTACGCGTCGCCGCGCGTGCTGGAAGCGCAGGGGTCGGTGCTGACCAACAAGTACGCCGAGGGTTACCCCGGGAAGCGTTATTACGGCGGCTGCGAGTACGTCGACGTCGCTGAGCAGCTCGCGATCGACCGCTGCAAGCAGCTGTTCGACGCGGACTACGCGAACGTGCAGCCGCACTCGGGCAGCCAGGCGAACCAGGCGGTCTACTTCGCGCTGTTGAATCCGGGCGACACGATCCTCGGCATGTCGCTCGCGCACGGCGGCCACCTCACGCACGGCGCGAAGGTGAACCTGTCCGGCAAGATCTACAACGCCGTGCAGTACGGCGTCGACGAGAACGGCCTGATCGACTACGCCGAGGTCGAGCGCCTCGCGCAGGAACACAAGCCGAAGATGCTGGTCGCCGGCTTCTCCGCGTATTCGCAGGTCGTCGACTGGGCGCGCATGCGCCAGATCGCCGATTCGGTCGGCGCGCTGTTCTTCGTCGACATGGCGCACATCGCAGGCCTCGTCGCCGCGGGTGTGTACCCGTCGCCGCTGCCGCACGCGCACGTCGTGACGTCGACCACGCACAAGACCTTGCGCGGTCCGCGCGGCGGCATCATCGTCGCGAAGAATCCGTCGGAAGAGCTGACGAAGAAGCTGCAGAGCATCGTCTTCCCGGGCATCCAGGGCGGCCCGCTGATGCACGTGATCGCGGCCAAGGCCGTTGCGTTCAAGGAAGCGCTGGGCGAGGAGTTCCAGGCCTACCAGGCGCAGGTCGTGAAGAACGCGCAGGCGATGGCGGACACGCTCATCAAGCGCGGCTACAAGATCGTTTCGGGCGGCACGCAGAACCACCTGATGCTGGTCGACATGATTGGCCGCGACGTCAGCGGCAAGGACGCGGAAGCCGCGCTCGGCCGCGCGCACATCACCGTGAACAAGAACTCGGTGCCGAACGATCCGCGCTCGCCGTTCGTGACCTCGGGCCTGCGCCTCGGTACGCCGGCCGTCACCACGCGTGGTTATCGCGAAGCCGAGTGCATCGCGCTCGCGAACTGGATCGCCGACGTGCTCGACAATCCGAAGGACGAGGCAGTGATCGCGCGCGTCGCGGACGCGGTGCAGTCGCAGTGCGCGCAGTTCCCGGTGTACGGGGCGCTCGCATGATGCGCGTCGCGCTGCTTTCGCTCGCCCTCCTGCCGCTCTCCGCGTTCGCGCAGGCTGCACCCGATGCCGGCACGCCGGACACCAGCGCGCCCGACGCGACGGCGCCGGGCGACGATCTGTCGTCGGGTCTGGACTACACCGATCCCGCGCTGCACCACCAGCCGATCACCTGCCGTGAAGGCGACATCGAGCGTCACGCGGGCCAGTCGCTGGGCCAGCTGTTCGGCGACGCCTGGCCGACGCCGCCGGCCGCCGCGACGAAACGCGAGCATGCTGCGATCGATCACTGGGCGAAGGTGGTGATGCCGAATGGCCTAGCGCCGAAGGACGTCACCGTCGTGGTCGCGGCGCTGGTCGGTGCGGACGGCAAGCCGCAGCGTGCGGAAGCGATCTGCGCGTCCACGGCCGGCTTCGACACGTCGGCCGTGCGTACCGTCATGCAGAGCCGCTTTACGCCGACGATGTACGACGGCGTGGCGTCGGTCGGTGCAGCGGTTGTCGTGGTCCGCTATTCGCGCGGCGCATCGGGCATGAGAACCGGTCGCCGTCCCTGATGCATTGCCCGTTCTGCCAGCACCAGGACACCCGCGTGATCGACTCGCGCGTGTCCGAAGACGGCGCGACGATCCGTCGCCGCCGCGTCTGCGAGGCCTGCGGCGAACGGTTCTCCACGCTCGAAACCATCGAGCTCAAGCTGCCGACCATCGTGAAAAGCGACGGCCGGCGCGAAGCGTTCGATGCGCGCAAGCTACGCTTCGGCTTCGATCGCGCGCTGCAGAAGCGCCCGGTCGCGGAAGAGCAGATCGAAGCCGCGGTGCGATCGGTCGTGCACCAGCTGCGGATGACCACGGAACGCGAAGTCCCGTCGCGCCGCATCGGCGAATTCGTGATGGGTGAGCTGCGCAAGCTCGACCACGTCGCCTACGTGCGATTTGCGTCGGTGTATCGCGCGTTCGAGGACGTTGCCGATTTCCGCGAGGAACTCGATCGTCTCGAGCGTGACGTCGCACCGACCGAGGGCCAGTTGCCGTTGCTCGCCGAAGACGAGCCCAAGCCCGAAAAGGGGCGCCGGCGTTGAGCCTGCGCGGACGTCGCTACGGTTTCCGGGCGTATCCCGCGCCTCCACTTCGCAAGTTCCATCGCAGGCGTGACGTTCGTGGCGCCGCGCGTTCCATTGATTTCGACAGCAGGCCCGCCGCATGACCGACGCGTTCTCCGCCCTCGACCACGCGATGATGGCGCGCGCGTTGCGCCTCGCCGAACGCGGCGCGTACACCACCAAGCCGAACCCGATGGTCGGCAGCGTGCTGGTGCGCGATGGAGAGGTGGTGGGCGAGGGCTTCCACGAACGCGCAGGTGGCCCGCATGCGGAAGTGTTCGCGCTGCGCGAGGCGGGTGATCGCGCACGCGGCGCGACGGCGTACGTCACGCTCGAACCCTGCGCGCACATGGGACGCACCGCACCGTGTGCGGATTCGCTGATCGAAGCCGGCGTCGTTCGCGTCGTCGCGGCGATGCGCGATCCGTTCCCGAAAGTGGACGGTGCGGGTTTCGAGAAGCTGCGCGCGGCCGGCATCAAGGTGCAGGCCGGCCTGATGGAAGCGCAGGCGCGCGAACTCAATCGCGGGTTCCTCTCGCGCGTCGAACGCGGACGGCCGTGGCTGCGCGTGAAGCTCGCGACGAGTCTCGACGGACGCACTGCGCTCGCCAGCGGGGATTCGAAGTGGATCAGTGGCGAGGCCTCGCGTCTCGACGTGCAGCGCTGGCGCGCACGCGCATCGGCGCTGATGACCGGTGCCGGCACCGTGCTTGCCGACGATCCGCAGCTCACCGTGCGCCTGGGCGACGACACGCCGTTCGTCGCGCCGCTGCGCGTCGTGCTCGATCCGGGTCTCGCGACGATCCATCGCGGCCACGTGCGCGACGGCGATGCACCGACGCTCTACATTCACGCGCCCGACGCGCGTCTGCCGAAGGTGAGCGGCGCGCAGATGGCGGCTGCGCCGGTGCACGAGGGGCGCTTCGATCTCGACGCCGTGCTGCGCCTGCTCGGCGAGCGCGGCATCAACGAAGTGCAGCTGGAAGCGGGTGCGACGCTCGCGGGTGCGTTCCTCGCCGCCGGGCTCGTCGACGAACTGCTGCTCTACGTCGCACCGGTACTGCTCGGCGCCGGCGCGCGTCCGCTGTTCGATGGTCTCGACGTGCAGCAGATGAGCGAACGCCTGGCACTGCGCATCGTCGACACGCGCCGCGTGGGTGACGACCTGCGGTTGCTGATGCGGCCTGCCGCGTGAGTGTGCAGGATCATTTCTCCGGCGTGGCGCAGGCCTACGCGGTGGCGCGCCCGGACTATCCGGCCGCGTTGTTCGATGCGCTTGCGGCGCACGTGCCGGCCAGTGCGCATGTATGGGAGCCGGGCTGCGGCAGCGGGCAGGCGACGCGCGATCTCGCGGCGCGCTTCGCGCACGTGCATGCGACGGATCCGAGCGCGAAGCAACTCGCGCAGCATTGGGCGAGCGATGCGCGCGTGGACAACGCCACGCTGACCGTCGAACCCGGCGAACGCACGTGGCTGATCGATGCATCGGTCGACCTGGTCGCCGTCGCGCAGGCGCTGCACTGGTTCGACGTGCCGGCGTTCTTCACCGAATGCGATCGCGTGCTGCGCCCCGGTGGCGTGCTCGCAGCGTGGGGCTATGACGATTTCGACGTGTCGCCCGACATGGCGGATGCAGTCGCATCATTTCGCGACCGCATCGAGGCGGACTGGCCGCCCGAACGTGCGTTCATCAAGCGTCACTACGCCGACTTCGACTGGCCGTTCGAGCGCATCGACGCGCCGCCGCTGACGCTGGCCGTCGACTGGAATTTCGAACGCTTCATCGGATACCTGTCGAGCTTTTCCGCCGGCGTCCAGCACCGTGCACGCACCGGGGAAGACGCCGTGGAACTTCATCGCGACGCGCTGCGCGAGGCCTGGGGCGATCCGGTCAGAGTCCGCCGCATCACCTGGCCGCTGTTCCTGCACCTGCGTCACAAGCCGGCCTGAGCCGCGGAACGCTGCGTCCGCCGGGGCGCGGGAAAACCCGGTGATAAACTGCGCGTGCCGGCTCGCCGGCTTCCATTGACGTCTTCAGGGCGGGGCGAAACTCCCCACCGG
This region includes:
- the ettA gene encoding energy-dependent translational throttle protein EttA codes for the protein MQYIYTMNGVSKTVPPKRQIIKDISLSFFPGAKIGLLGLNGAGKSTVLKIMAGVDTDFSGEARPQPGIKVGYLAQEPELNPEHTVRQAVEEGLGDIINAQAALEAVYAAYAEEGADFDALAKEQERLEAILAAGDAHTLENQLEVAADALRLPPWDAIVGKLSGGEKRRVALCRLLLQKPDMLLLDEPTNHLDAESVEWLEQFLARYTGTVVAVTHDRYFLDNAAEWILELDRGRGIPWKGNYTEWLVQKDERLKQEENQEKSRQKAIQKELEWARSNAKGGRSKGKARLARIEELQSVDYQRRQETNEIFIPPGERLGNKVIEFKNVSKKFGDRLLIDDLSFSVPPGAIVGIIGPNGAGKSTLFKMIIGKEKPDSGEIDIGQTVKLAYVDQSRDALEGNHNVFQEVSGGLDILNINGIEIQSRAYIGRFNFKGQDQQKIVSQLSGGERGRLHMAKTLLQGGNVLLLDEPSNDLDIETLRALEDALLEFPGNTFVISHDRWFLDRIATHILAFEGDSHVEFFQGNYREYEEDKKRRMGAEGAQPHRLRFKALK
- the glyA gene encoding serine hydroxymethyltransferase, with the translated sequence MFPRDARIEGFDPELAQAIADERRRQEDHVELIASENYASPRVLEAQGSVLTNKYAEGYPGKRYYGGCEYVDVAEQLAIDRCKQLFDADYANVQPHSGSQANQAVYFALLNPGDTILGMSLAHGGHLTHGAKVNLSGKIYNAVQYGVDENGLIDYAEVERLAQEHKPKMLVAGFSAYSQVVDWARMRQIADSVGALFFVDMAHIAGLVAAGVYPSPLPHAHVVTSTTHKTLRGPRGGIIVAKNPSEELTKKLQSIVFPGIQGGPLMHVIAAKAVAFKEALGEEFQAYQAQVVKNAQAMADTLIKRGYKIVSGGTQNHLMLVDMIGRDVSGKDAEAALGRAHITVNKNSVPNDPRSPFVTSGLRLGTPAVTTRGYREAECIALANWIADVLDNPKDEAVIARVADAVQSQCAQFPVYGALA
- a CDS encoding energy transducer TonB; protein product: MMRVALLSLALLPLSAFAQAAPDAGTPDTSAPDATAPGDDLSSGLDYTDPALHHQPITCREGDIERHAGQSLGQLFGDAWPTPPAAATKREHAAIDHWAKVVMPNGLAPKDVTVVVAALVGADGKPQRAEAICASTAGFDTSAVRTVMQSRFTPTMYDGVASVGAAVVVVRYSRGASGMRTGRRP
- the nrdR gene encoding transcriptional regulator NrdR — protein: MHCPFCQHQDTRVIDSRVSEDGATIRRRRVCEACGERFSTLETIELKLPTIVKSDGRREAFDARKLRFGFDRALQKRPVAEEQIEAAVRSVVHQLRMTTEREVPSRRIGEFVMGELRKLDHVAYVRFASVYRAFEDVADFREELDRLERDVAPTEGQLPLLAEDEPKPEKGRRR
- the ribD gene encoding bifunctional diaminohydroxyphosphoribosylaminopyrimidine deaminase/5-amino-6-(5-phosphoribosylamino)uracil reductase RibD translates to MTDAFSALDHAMMARALRLAERGAYTTKPNPMVGSVLVRDGEVVGEGFHERAGGPHAEVFALREAGDRARGATAYVTLEPCAHMGRTAPCADSLIEAGVVRVVAAMRDPFPKVDGAGFEKLRAAGIKVQAGLMEAQARELNRGFLSRVERGRPWLRVKLATSLDGRTALASGDSKWISGEASRLDVQRWRARASALMTGAGTVLADDPQLTVRLGDDTPFVAPLRVVLDPGLATIHRGHVRDGDAPTLYIHAPDARLPKVSGAQMAAAPVHEGRFDLDAVLRLLGERGINEVQLEAGATLAGAFLAAGLVDELLLYVAPVLLGAGARPLFDGLDVQQMSERLALRIVDTRRVGDDLRLLMRPAA
- a CDS encoding class I SAM-dependent methyltransferase codes for the protein MSVQDHFSGVAQAYAVARPDYPAALFDALAAHVPASAHVWEPGCGSGQATRDLAARFAHVHATDPSAKQLAQHWASDARVDNATLTVEPGERTWLIDASVDLVAVAQALHWFDVPAFFTECDRVLRPGGVLAAWGYDDFDVSPDMADAVASFRDRIEADWPPERAFIKRHYADFDWPFERIDAPPLTLAVDWNFERFIGYLSSFSAGVQHRARTGEDAVELHRDALREAWGDPVRVRRITWPLFLHLRHKPA